A region of Cellulophaga sp. RHA19 DNA encodes the following proteins:
- a CDS encoding DNA polymerase III subunit gamma/tau, with the protein MEPFVVSARKYRPQTFKDVVGQQAITNTLLNAIQNNHLAQALLFTGPRGVGKTTCARILAKMINSDGEENSEEDFAFNIFELDAASNNSVDGIRSLIDQVRIPPQVGKYKVYIIDEVHMLSQAAFNAFLKTLEEPPKHAIFILATTEKHKIIPTILSRCQIFDFKRITVKDAAEYLKYIAENQGIEADDDALHIIAQKADGAMRDALSIFDRVVSFSGKQLTRKAVTENLNVLDYDTYFTATDYILQNDIPSLLILFNTTLSKGFDGHHFIIGLASHFRDLMVCKHPNTINLLEVGDEAKKRYLEQTQQTNNAFLLKAIDIANSADLDYKTSKNQRLLIELALMKLASITFDGEKKNPESLALHNQIISLVPASHFRKSNPNSTQTTKAKESTPNTEQATVANTTTETAPVATPKSVTPTAVSKTNTATTEVATAPAIKKLDINAPKRVSGLSLSSLKAKQQHKLNKVDVVVDESKLPNEDFAVEKLQELWNIFVNKIEAEGQRILASNLNSDTPTLKDRTTISIQLPNDTMKKEVEREKYDLMEYLKKELNNYFITLEVTVNEEAVKKFAFTPEEKYQKLREKNPVIDLLRQEFDLSI; encoded by the coding sequence TTGGAACCATTTGTAGTATCAGCTAGAAAATATAGACCCCAAACATTTAAAGATGTTGTTGGGCAACAAGCTATTACAAATACACTTCTAAATGCCATACAAAACAACCATTTAGCACAAGCTTTGTTGTTTACAGGTCCTAGAGGTGTTGGTAAAACTACGTGTGCTCGTATTTTAGCAAAAATGATAAACTCTGACGGAGAAGAAAACTCTGAAGAAGACTTTGCTTTTAATATTTTTGAACTAGATGCTGCATCTAACAACTCTGTAGACGGTATTAGAAGTCTAATAGATCAAGTACGTATACCACCACAAGTTGGTAAATACAAAGTATATATTATAGATGAGGTGCACATGCTTTCTCAGGCTGCTTTTAATGCTTTTCTTAAAACATTAGAAGAACCACCAAAGCACGCTATTTTTATTTTAGCAACTACAGAAAAGCATAAAATTATACCAACTATTCTATCTCGTTGTCAAATATTTGATTTTAAAAGAATTACAGTTAAAGACGCAGCAGAATATTTAAAATATATTGCAGAAAACCAAGGTATTGAAGCAGATGATGACGCTTTACATATTATAGCTCAAAAAGCTGATGGCGCAATGCGAGATGCTCTTTCTATATTTGATAGAGTTGTTAGTTTTTCAGGCAAACAATTAACCCGCAAAGCAGTTACAGAAAACTTAAATGTATTAGATTACGATACATACTTTACTGCTACAGATTATATATTACAAAACGATATCCCTTCATTACTAATACTATTTAACACAACACTTAGTAAAGGTTTTGATGGACACCATTTTATTATTGGCTTAGCATCTCATTTTAGAGATCTAATGGTTTGTAAGCATCCAAACACAATAAACTTACTAGAAGTTGGGGACGAAGCTAAAAAACGCTATTTAGAACAAACGCAGCAAACAAATAATGCTTTTCTACTAAAAGCAATAGATATTGCAAACAGTGCAGATCTAGATTACAAAACAAGTAAAAATCAACGCTTGTTAATAGAACTTGCCTTAATGAAATTAGCCTCTATCACTTTTGATGGAGAAAAAAAAAATCCTGAATCTCTAGCTTTACACAATCAAATTATATCTTTAGTACCTGCTTCTCATTTTAGAAAAAGCAATCCAAATAGTACCCAAACTACTAAAGCTAAAGAATCAACACCCAATACAGAGCAAGCTACAGTAGCTAATACCACTACAGAAACAGCTCCTGTTGCTACTCCAAAATCTGTTACACCTACTGCTGTATCAAAAACAAATACAGCAACCACAGAGGTAGCTACAGCTCCCGCAATAAAAAAATTAGACATAAATGCACCTAAAAGAGTTTCTGGCTTATCTCTTTCTAGCTTAAAAGCAAAACAACAGCACAAATTAAATAAAGTTGATGTTGTTGTAGACGAGAGTAAACTACCCAATGAAGACTTTGCTGTAGAAAAACTACAAGAATTATGGAATATTTTTGTAAATAAAATTGAAGCTGAAGGGCAACGTATTTTAGCTTCTAACTTAAATAGTGACACTCCTACCTTAAAGGATAGAACAACTATTAGCATACAACTACCTAATGACACTATGAAAAAAGAGGTTGAACGTGAAAAGTACGACCTTATGGAATACCTAAAAAAAGAGCTAAATAATTATTTTATTACTCTAGAAGTTACAGTTAATGAAGAAGCTGTAAAAAAGTTTGCGTTTACTCCTGAAGAAAAATACCAAAAATTAAGAGAAAAAAACCCTGTAATAGACTTACTAAGGCAGGAATTTGATTTAAGTATATAG
- a CDS encoding ThuA domain-containing protein: MKSTFLKVFVFIFLSVTFFSCGLQSSKVLVFTKTEGFRHGSIEDGVIAFEKMAKEHKFIVDTTANADMFTEANLKQYKAVVFLNTTGDLLNEKQQAAFENYIRSGGGYVGIHAAADAEYSWPWYNKLVGGYFNGHPKVQKATLQVVDDTHSSTKMLDTTWEKVDEWYNYKDINKDINVLLNLDEKSYTGGKNGDKHPMAWYHEYDGGRAFYTGLGHTKVTFKNPVFLAHLYGGLQYAMGEK, encoded by the coding sequence ATGAAATCTACCTTTTTAAAAGTTTTTGTTTTTATATTTTTAAGTGTAACCTTCTTTTCATGTGGTTTACAAAGTTCAAAAGTTTTAGTATTTACAAAAACGGAGGGCTTTAGACACGGTTCTATAGAGGATGGTGTTATTGCTTTTGAAAAAATGGCTAAGGAGCATAAGTTTATTGTAGACACTACAGCTAATGCAGATATGTTTACAGAGGCTAATTTAAAGCAGTATAAAGCTGTTGTGTTTTTAAATACTACAGGAGATTTATTAAATGAAAAACAACAAGCTGCTTTTGAAAATTATATTAGATCTGGAGGAGGTTATGTAGGAATACATGCTGCAGCAGATGCAGAATATAGTTGGCCGTGGTATAATAAATTAGTTGGAGGTTATTTTAACGGTCATCCTAAAGTTCAAAAAGCTACTTTACAAGTTGTAGATGATACGCATTCCTCAACAAAAATGTTAGACACTACCTGGGAAAAAGTTGATGAGTGGTATAACTATAAAGATATAAATAAGGATATTAATGTGCTTTTAAATTTAGATGAAAAGAGTTATACTGGTGGTAAAAATGGCGATAAGCATCCTATGGCTTGGTATCATGAGTACGATGGTGGTAGAGCTTTTTATACAGGTTTAGGACACACAAAAGTTACTTTTAAAAATCCAGTGTTTTTGGCACATCTCTATGGAGGTTTGCAGTATGCAATGGGAGAGAAGTAA
- a CDS encoding tRNA-(ms[2]io[6]A)-hydroxylase encodes MLGLKLPTDPRWVNIVEKNIDDILTDHAFCEQKAASTAISLIVGFPEYTDLVQEMVALTREEMGHFKMVHDRIIARGNTLGRDRKDLYVIDLLKFFPKGGSRTTQLVHRLLYAALIEARSCERFRLLSEELTDKDLAEFYRKLMISEAGHYTMFLNFARQYGDREEVDQKWQDLLEYEAELMKNLGETGNVHG; translated from the coding sequence ATGCTAGGTTTAAAATTACCAACAGACCCAAGATGGGTTAATATTGTAGAAAAAAATATTGATGATATATTAACAGATCATGCTTTCTGTGAGCAAAAAGCAGCATCTACAGCAATTTCCTTAATTGTAGGTTTTCCAGAGTACACAGACTTAGTACAGGAAATGGTAGCCTTAACTAGAGAAGAAATGGGACACTTTAAAATGGTACATGACCGTATTATAGCACGTGGTAACACTCTTGGTCGTGATCGTAAAGATTTGTACGTAATAGACCTTTTAAAGTTTTTTCCAAAAGGAGGTAGCAGAACAACACAATTGGTACACAGGTTGTTATATGCTGCGTTAATAGAAGCGCGTAGCTGTGAACGCTTTAGATTATTATCTGAAGAATTAACAGACAAAGACTTAGCTGAATTTTACCGTAAATTAATGATTAGCGAAGCAGGACATTATACCATGTTTTTAAACTTTGCTAGACAATATGGAGACCGTGAAGAAGTTGACCAAAAATGGCAAGACTTACTAGAATATGAAGCCGAACTAATGAAAAATTTGGGTGAAACAGGTAATGTACACGGCTAA
- a CDS encoding Ppx/GppA phosphatase family protein, whose amino-acid sequence MKIFKLAAIDIGSNAIRLLIHNIIETKDKKTEFRKSSLVRVPIRLGEDSFTVGEISERNIERMLDAMKAFKLLMSVNGVDSYMACATSAIREANNGYEVIEKIRNEAGVNIEVIDGKKEAAIIASTDLKELINNDQAYLYIDVGGGSTEFTVFSEGKLVASKSFKIGTVRLLNDMVGVKVWNQIEEWIKLYTKDLPKVSIIGSGGNINKLHKMSGRKIGEPLSYIWLNAQYHFLESMSYEDRVSELGLNQDRADVIIPATRIFLSSAKWSGSKKIHVPKIGLSDGMIKTLYQKNKDSI is encoded by the coding sequence TTGAAGATTTTTAAACTTGCAGCAATAGACATTGGTTCCAATGCCATACGTTTATTAATACATAATATTATTGAAACTAAAGACAAGAAAACCGAATTTAGGAAAAGTTCTTTAGTTAGGGTGCCCATACGTTTGGGTGAAGATTCTTTTACAGTAGGTGAAATATCTGAGAGAAATATAGAGCGTATGTTAGATGCTATGAAGGCATTTAAATTACTCATGAGTGTAAATGGTGTAGATAGTTATATGGCTTGCGCTACATCTGCAATTAGAGAAGCAAATAACGGTTATGAGGTTATAGAAAAAATTCGTAATGAGGCAGGTGTTAATATAGAAGTAATTGATGGTAAAAAGGAAGCAGCTATTATTGCTTCTACAGACTTAAAGGAGCTTATTAATAATGACCAAGCTTACTTATATATAGATGTTGGAGGTGGTAGTACAGAATTTACTGTTTTTTCTGAAGGGAAATTGGTAGCATCAAAATCTTTTAAAATTGGTACTGTAAGATTGTTAAATGATATGGTAGGTGTTAAGGTTTGGAACCAGATTGAAGAATGGATAAAGCTTTATACAAAGGACTTGCCTAAAGTATCTATAATTGGTTCTGGAGGTAATATAAATAAGTTACACAAAATGTCTGGCCGTAAAATAGGTGAGCCTTTATCTTATATTTGGCTAAATGCTCAGTATCATTTTTTAGAGAGTATGAGTTATGAAGATAGGGTATCTGAACTTGGTTTAAACCAAGATAGAGCAGATGTAATTATACCAGCAACACGTATTTTTTTATCTTCAGCTAAATGGTCTGGATCTAAAAAAATACATGTCCCAAAAATTGGATTATCAGATGGTATGATAAAGACGCTGTATCAAAAAAACAAAGATTCTATTTAG
- the ppk1 gene encoding polyphosphate kinase 1, protein MIKSKNQYINREISWLSFNARVLQESADIKVPLIERLRFLGIFSNNLDEFFKVRYATVKRIVDAGKTGKSVLGGEKAKDLLEEITKIVIKQQTKSLKILGDIEKELQAENIFIINEKEVSKSQADFIKTYFMEKVSPRLMTIVLNDLREFPLLKDTAAYLAVKMVLTSLDGAEDVPENKYALIEIPKDIDRFVVLPKEGDKNYIIILDDLIRYSLRHIFNMFTYESISAHMIKITRDAELDIDNDLSKSFIEKISSSVEHRKISDPVRFVYDKRIAKDTLSFLMEKMGIEETDSIIPGGIYHNRRDYMKFPSLGRKDLMYDKITPLLVKDFNFEGSILEQIAVKDHLQYTPYHTFSYITKFLREAALDPQVRTIKLTVYRLASNSQVVSSLINAVKNGKQVTVQIELQARFDEQANIQYAELLQAEGVKLIFGVPGLKVHSKICVIEREEAEGLKRYGFISTGNFNESTAKIYTDYTLFTAHSPILKELNKVFDFFETSYKVHKYKHLIVSPHYTKNAFRALIDQEIENAKAGKEAFIRIKMNSLTSYKMVDKLYEASNAGVKIQLIIRGVCCLVPGVKGMSENIEAISVVDKFLEHTRLFVFGNDGDPKVYISSADWMTRNLDFRVEVGCPIYDRDIKQQLLETFDISWNDNLKARIFSDKQDNAYRINDAPELRSQFELYDYYKKQLSK, encoded by the coding sequence ATGATTAAGTCAAAAAATCAATATATAAATAGAGAAATTAGCTGGTTAAGCTTTAATGCGCGTGTATTACAAGAAAGTGCAGATATTAAAGTGCCTTTAATTGAAAGATTACGTTTTTTAGGAATATTCTCTAATAATTTAGATGAATTTTTTAAGGTGCGTTATGCTACTGTAAAACGTATTGTAGATGCTGGTAAAACAGGTAAAAGTGTTTTAGGAGGAGAAAAAGCAAAAGATTTACTTGAGGAAATAACTAAGATTGTAATTAAACAACAAACAAAAAGTTTAAAGATTCTTGGTGATATTGAAAAGGAACTACAGGCAGAAAACATTTTTATTATTAACGAAAAAGAGGTTAGTAAAAGTCAGGCAGATTTTATTAAGACTTACTTTATGGAAAAGGTAAGTCCAAGATTAATGACTATTGTTTTAAATGATTTAAGAGAGTTTCCTTTATTAAAAGACACTGCAGCTTATTTGGCAGTTAAAATGGTATTAACCAGTTTAGATGGTGCAGAAGATGTGCCAGAGAACAAATATGCTTTAATAGAAATACCTAAAGATATAGACCGTTTTGTAGTGTTACCTAAAGAGGGTGATAAAAACTACATTATTATTTTAGATGATTTAATTAGATATTCTCTGCGCCATATTTTTAATATGTTTACTTATGAGTCTATCTCTGCACATATGATTAAAATAACTAGAGATGCAGAATTAGATATAGATAACGATTTAAGTAAAAGTTTTATAGAGAAAATATCTTCTAGTGTGGAGCACCGTAAAATTAGTGATCCTGTGCGTTTTGTTTATGATAAAAGAATAGCAAAAGATACGCTGTCTTTTCTTATGGAGAAAATGGGAATAGAAGAAACAGATAGTATTATTCCTGGTGGTATTTACCATAATCGTAGGGATTATATGAAATTTCCTAGTCTTGGGCGTAAAGATCTTATGTATGATAAGATTACGCCATTATTGGTAAAAGATTTTAATTTTGAAGGTAGTATTTTAGAGCAAATAGCAGTAAAAGATCATTTACAATATACACCTTATCATACTTTTTCTTACATCACTAAATTTTTAAGGGAGGCAGCTTTAGACCCGCAGGTAAGAACTATTAAGTTAACCGTTTACAGGTTGGCAAGTAATTCTCAGGTAGTGTCTTCATTAATAAATGCTGTTAAAAACGGCAAGCAGGTAACTGTGCAAATAGAGTTACAGGCTAGGTTTGATGAACAAGCAAACATACAGTATGCAGAATTGCTACAAGCAGAAGGAGTAAAGCTTATTTTTGGTGTACCAGGTTTAAAAGTGCATAGTAAAATATGTGTTATAGAGAGAGAAGAAGCTGAAGGTTTAAAACGATATGGTTTTATTAGTACAGGTAATTTTAACGAGTCTACAGCTAAAATATATACAGATTATACTCTTTTTACAGCGCACTCACCTATATTAAAAGAGTTAAATAAAGTTTTTGATTTTTTTGAAACTAGTTATAAAGTTCATAAGTACAAACATTTAATTGTGTCACCTCATTATACAAAAAACGCTTTTAGAGCGTTAATAGATCAAGAGATTGAAAACGCAAAAGCAGGAAAAGAAGCATTTATAAGAATTAAGATGAATAGCTTAACATCTTATAAAATGGTAGATAAGTTGTATGAGGCCAGCAATGCTGGTGTAAAAATACAGTTAATTATTAGAGGTGTATGTTGTTTGGTTCCTGGTGTTAAGGGAATGAGTGAAAACATTGAAGCTATTAGTGTTGTAGATAAATTTTTAGAACACACTAGACTTTTTGTTTTTGGAAACGACGGAGATCCTAAAGTGTATATTTCTTCAGCAGATTGGATGACTAGAAATTTAGATTTTAGAGTGGAAGTTGGTTGTCCTATTTATGACAGAGATATTAAACAACAATTATTAGAAACTTTTGATATTTCATGGAATGATAACTTAAAAGCACGTATCTTTTCAGATAAACAAGATAATGCTTATCGTATAAACGATGCTCCAGAATTGCGTTCTCAGTTTGAATTGTATGATTATTATAAAAAGCAATTAAGTAAATAG
- a CDS encoding SixA phosphatase family protein, whose protein sequence is MKKLTLIRHGKSSWNYNVSDRDRPLLERGINDAYLVAGALKEPIIDAVFSSPANRALHTCNIFLRVLNIPSSELRIYDELYDFSGEYVINFIKSLDNKFNNVVIFGHNHALTHIVNMYGDKEIENVPTAGLVELNFNTLEWSGIVKGNTQNVIFPKHLKND, encoded by the coding sequence ATGAAAAAACTTACTTTAATTCGTCACGGAAAATCCTCTTGGAATTACAATGTATCGGACAGAGATAGACCTTTGTTGGAGCGTGGTATTAACGATGCTTATTTGGTTGCTGGTGCACTAAAAGAGCCAATTATTGATGCTGTTTTTTCAAGTCCAGCTAATAGAGCATTACACACTTGTAATATCTTTTTAAGAGTCTTAAATATACCTTCTAGTGAGTTGCGTATTTATGATGAGCTTTATGATTTTTCTGGAGAGTATGTTATCAACTTTATAAAATCTTTAGATAACAAGTTTAACAACGTTGTTATTTTTGGTCACAACCACGCTTTAACTCACATTGTAAATATGTACGGAGATAAAGAGATAGAGAATGTGCCAACAGCGGGCTTGGTAGAGTTAAATTTTAATACTTTGGAGTGGAGTGGTATTGTAAAAGGCAATACTCAGAATGTAATATTTCCTAAACATTTAAAGAATGATTAA
- a CDS encoding GlmU family protein: MNYILFDGAARTALLPFTFTRPVAEIRIGILTIREKWEKYLGSTTSTITEDYLSEKHPMVELEENVMINSSYLPNASLVALIEDLKENQVIYHNDNIVAFFAKEAQEEIDFDTYKAITYTEDVITVENTWDIFAKNEEALQADFDLVTEGRISAPISDTNTLINPDNIFIEEGAIVEYCMLNATKGPIYVGKNAEIWEGAMVRGGLALCDNAVIKMGAKIYGATTIGPYSKVCGEVSNSVIFGYSSKGHEGYLGNSVLGEWCNIGADSNNSNLKNNYAKVRLWNYESESFEQTGLQFCGLMMGDHSKSAINTMFNTGTVVGVNVNIYVPGFPRNFVPSFSWGGASGFTTYGTKKAFDTAKIMMARRNVEFTEQDEAILTHIFEETKKWRKD, translated from the coding sequence ATGAATTATATTTTATTTGATGGCGCAGCAAGAACAGCTTTATTGCCCTTTACTTTTACTAGGCCTGTAGCAGAGATTAGAATAGGAATACTTACCATTAGAGAAAAGTGGGAAAAGTATTTGGGTAGCACAACAAGTACAATAACAGAAGACTATTTAAGTGAAAAGCACCCTATGGTGGAGCTAGAGGAAAATGTAATGATAAATTCATCATATTTACCTAATGCTAGTTTAGTTGCTTTAATTGAAGATTTAAAGGAGAACCAAGTTATATATCACAACGATAATATTGTTGCTTTTTTTGCTAAAGAAGCACAAGAAGAAATAGATTTTGATACCTACAAAGCTATTACTTATACAGAAGATGTGATAACTGTAGAAAATACTTGGGATATTTTTGCTAAAAATGAAGAAGCTTTGCAGGCAGATTTTGATTTGGTTACTGAAGGAAGAATAAGTGCTCCTATATCTGATACAAATACACTTATAAATCCTGATAATATTTTTATTGAAGAAGGAGCAATTGTAGAGTATTGTATGTTAAACGCAACTAAAGGTCCTATTTATGTGGGTAAAAACGCAGAAATTTGGGAAGGTGCTATGGTACGTGGTGGTTTAGCGTTGTGTGACAATGCAGTGATAAAAATGGGAGCAAAAATATATGGAGCTACAACTATAGGTCCATACAGTAAGGTGTGTGGAGAGGTAAGTAATTCTGTTATTTTTGGTTATTCTAGTAAAGGTCATGAAGGTTATTTAGGTAATTCTGTTTTAGGAGAATGGTGTAATATTGGTGCCGACTCTAACAACTCTAATTTAAAAAATAACTACGCTAAAGTTAGATTGTGGAACTATGAAAGCGAAAGTTTTGAGCAAACTGGCTTACAATTTTGTGGTTTAATGATGGGAGACCATAGTAAAAGTGCAATAAATACTATGTTTAATACAGGTACAGTGGTAGGTGTTAATGTTAACATTTATGTGCCAGGTTTTCCTAGGAATTTTGTTCCTAGTTTTAGTTGGGGTGGTGCTTCTGGCTTTACAACATATGGTACTAAAAAAGCTTTTGATACTGCAAAAATTATGATGGCTAGGCGTAATGTAGAATTTACAGAACAAGATGAAGCTATTTTAACGCACATTTTTGAGGAAACAAAAAAGTGGCGTAAAGATTAA
- a CDS encoding type B 50S ribosomal protein L31 encodes MRKGIHPENYRLVAFKDMSNDEVFLTKSTANTKETLEVDGVEYPLVKLEISRTSHPFYTGKAKLVDTAGRIDKFKNKYKKFTK; translated from the coding sequence ATGAGAAAAGGTATACACCCAGAGAATTATAGATTAGTAGCGTTTAAAGATATGTCTAACGATGAAGTATTTTTAACAAAATCTACAGCAAATACAAAAGAAACATTAGAGGTTGATGGTGTTGAATACCCATTAGTAAAGTTAGAAATCTCTAGAACATCACACCCATTTTACACTGGTAAAGCTAAATTAGTAGATACAGCTGGGCGTATTGATAAATTTAAGAACAAGTACAAGAAATTTACTAAATAG
- a CDS encoding DUF4199 domain-containing protein, with protein sequence MDNKNIKEFILPIALMAGLARVILDFLPKMLDASPAIYYSTFLICFIAEVVLLTIVTKRFKKLNDNYLTTRQAISIGVTAMVIIGTLYGLSSYIYDNFIDEFYQTNTMIRWGQMWGPEAEQAINQQIKDNPPVTNITAIFITIVRFSILGLIISAIIGAVLKTKKLE encoded by the coding sequence ATGGATAATAAGAACATTAAAGAGTTTATACTACCTATAGCTTTAATGGCGGGTTTAGCAAGAGTTATACTAGATTTTTTACCTAAAATGCTAGATGCTTCTCCTGCTATTTATTATAGCACTTTTTTAATCTGTTTTATTGCAGAAGTTGTATTACTGACTATTGTAACTAAAAGATTTAAAAAACTAAACGACAATTATTTAACCACAAGACAAGCAATTAGTATTGGAGTTACTGCTATGGTAATTATAGGTACTTTATATGGCTTATCATCATATATATATGATAATTTTATAGATGAGTTTTACCAAACAAACACAATGATTCGTTGGGGACAAATGTGGGGCCCAGAAGCAGAGCAAGCAATAAACCAACAAATAAAAGACAACCCTCCGGTAACAAATATTACAGCAATATTTATTACTATTGTTAGATTTAGCATACTTGGCTTAATAATATCTGCTATTATTGGTGCAGTTTTAAAAACAAAGAAGTTAGAATAG
- a CDS encoding glycosyltransferase family 2 protein has translation MNLSIVIPLLNEEESLKELHDWIVSVMQSNHFLYEILFIDDGSTDNSWKIISELSTTNANVKGIRFQRNFGKSQALHAGFKAVKGDVVITMDADLQDNPEEIPELYNLIIKDGFDLISGWKKKRYDSVIAKNLPSKLFNWAAQQTSGVKLHDFNCGLKAYKKDVVKNIEVSGEMHRYIPVLAKNAGFTKIDEKVVQHQARKYGSTKFGMERFVNGFLDLITIWFLSKFGKRPMHLFGALGAVMFIIGFGFALYLGIDKLFLNKFGRLITERPQFYISLTAMVMGSQLFLAGFIGEIIVRSKKNETRYSISEELNIN, from the coding sequence ATGAATTTATCTATTGTTATTCCTCTTTTAAACGAGGAAGAATCTTTAAAAGAATTACATGATTGGATTGTATCCGTAATGCAATCCAATCATTTTTTATATGAAATACTATTTATAGATGATGGTAGCACAGATAATTCTTGGAAAATTATTTCAGAATTATCTACCACTAACGCCAATGTAAAAGGCATTCGTTTTCAACGAAATTTTGGTAAGTCGCAAGCACTACACGCTGGTTTTAAAGCTGTAAAAGGTGATGTTGTAATTACTATGGATGCAGATTTACAAGATAACCCTGAAGAAATACCAGAATTATACAACCTTATTATTAAAGATGGCTTTGATCTTATCTCTGGTTGGAAAAAAAAGCGCTACGACTCTGTAATTGCTAAAAATTTACCATCTAAACTATTTAATTGGGCTGCACAGCAAACATCTGGTGTTAAACTACATGATTTTAACTGCGGATTAAAAGCTTACAAAAAAGATGTTGTTAAAAACATTGAAGTATCAGGAGAAATGCACCGTTATATTCCTGTACTTGCAAAAAATGCAGGTTTTACAAAGATTGATGAAAAAGTGGTACAACACCAAGCACGTAAATACGGAAGCACTAAATTTGGAATGGAACGGTTTGTAAATGGATTTTTAGACCTAATTACAATTTGGTTTTTATCTAAATTTGGAAAAAGACCAATGCACCTTTTTGGAGCCTTAGGAGCTGTTATGTTTATTATTGGTTTTGGTTTTGCTTTATATTTAGGAATAGATAAACTTTTTCTTAATAAATTTGGCAGGTTAATTACAGAAAGACCACAATTTTATATCTCTTTAACCGCTATGGTTATGGGTAGTCAGTTATTTTTAGCTGGCTTTATAGGAGAAATTATTGTCCGTTCTAAAAAAAATGAAACAAGATATTCTATCTCAGAAGAGTTAAATATCAACTAA